A segment of the Terriglobia bacterium genome:
CCGACGTGCCGGCCGCGGGCTTGCACGAGGTCACGCCGTGAAACTCCACGCAAACCTGACAGCTCACACGCGCGAGCCCGGTGGCGGAATAGACGATGAAGCCGATCAGCACAGCAAAACCGGCGCCGACAAGTAATTTCCAGGTTTGAGGCATCAATGAATACCGAGCAAAGTTCGGCCCTCGGGAGAAATTTTCTCGGGTGTCCACTGCGGCTCCCAGACCACCTGGACGTCCGCCTCAACCACACCCGGCAGATCGAGAAGTTTATTTCTGGCGTCGGCCGCAATCGAGCCGCCCATGCCGCAACCCTGCGCGGTCAGCGTCATTTTTATGTCGATCCGCGAGCCATCGGAAAGCGGGGAAATCTTCATGTCGTAGATCAGGCCCAGATCCACAATGTTGACGGGAATTTCCGGGTCGAAGCAGGTCTTAAGCGCCTGCCACACTTCCGTTTCCAGCGCTTCCCCCGTCAAAGCCTGTCCCTGGGCGGCGGCTTCCGGCCGGGTTTCCTTGCCGATGGCATCGGCATCGCCGTTCGACAGACGGAACAAGCCTCCATAACTGGGAACCATGAGTGTGTATGACCCGCCCAACGACTGGGTGATCATGACTTCCGTTCCTTGTGGAAGCATCAGCGAGTGACCTGCCGGAACAGCAACAACTTGGCAGTCACGCGTCAACTTGATTGGCTCATCCGTCTGATAGCTCATTTTAAACCCTCAAATTCATTATATGCCCGCGGGTTCATTATATGCCCGCGGGCAAACCGGATGCGGAAGCCAAATTGCAACCAATTGCAAGAGTGATCCAAGCACGTTAGAGTGGAAGTAACTGATCCTTCCACGTTAGGAGGTCCCAATGGCGAAATGCCCGACTCATCGGATCGACCTGGTGTCGTTCTGTCCGGCTTGCCGCGGCTCAGTCCGGTCCAAACGGAAAGCGGCGTCATCCCGCGCAAACGGCAAATTAGGAGGCAGACCCCGTAAATCCGGCACGCGCCGGCGAGCCACAACCGCGGCTCGCTCCCGGCGGTCGACTACGCGTACCCGATAGCTTGTCCGCTTTTATAGAGCTTCATCGGCCCGGCGGAACAGTTCCTCCACGGATTCATCTCCTGTAAATTCCGCCAGGCCGCAGCTCGTCGTCTCCGCGAGCGAAAACTTACCGGGACTGTGAAGTTACAAACAGATGATTCTGAACATCCTCGACTCCCGGCACGTCCCCTGCCACAGACTCCGCCCGCGTCCGGACTTCTTCCGAGGGAACATCGCCGCGGAGCGTCACCACGTTACCTTCGGAAGTCACATCGACTTGGCCCGAGGGTATGCGTTTGGATAAAGCCAGAGCGGTTTTGACCTTTGTGGTCAGCGCCGCATCGTGAGACGTTTCCTTCGCGGCATAGGCTGCGTTCTGCAACGTACTTCTCATATCCTGTTTGGTCTGCTCCCACCCCCGCGTGGAAAGCAGAAATGCCGTCCAGCCCAGAGCCACCACGAGAACTATGATCGCGAGCCCCGCACCGAGAGACAGCCCTTGGCGCGCCGTCCGGGCACGATTCACGTGCTCGACGACAACTCTCCGCTCCGGGACGGCGGCTGTCCGATCCGGAATGACCGGCGCCGGCGAACCGTAATAGTCGTGAATGCTGCGGCGCCACGCCGGATCGCTGAAGTCCGGCCAGTGGTCCCGGTCGAAACCTGGAGCGCGTTCCAGGGTTCCCCTGGCGACGTTCAAAAAGATGTAATCGCCTGTGTTCGAAAGGCGCAATAAAGGCCAGGGAACCGCAAA
Coding sequences within it:
- a CDS encoding BON domain-containing protein — protein: MQKSNRWLATGLLHEQVRNTAGENLGKIEDIVVDPATGNIQYAVLSFGGVLGTGTKLFAVPWPLLRLSNTGDYIFLNVARGTLERAPGFDRDHWPDFSDPAWRRSIHDYYGSPAPVIPDRTAAVPERRVVVEHVNRARTARQGLSLGAGLAIIVLVVALGWTAFLLSTRGWEQTKQDMRSTLQNAAYAAKETSHDAALTTKVKTALALSKRIPSGQVDVTSEGNVVTLRGDVPSEEVRTRAESVAGDVPGVEDVQNHLFVTSQSR
- a CDS encoding iron-sulfur cluster assembly protein; the encoded protein is MSYQTDEPIKLTRDCQVVAVPAGHSLMLPQGTEVMITQSLGGSYTLMVPSYGGLFRLSNGDADAIGKETRPEAAAQGQALTGEALETEVWQALKTCFDPEIPVNIVDLGLIYDMKISPLSDGSRIDIKMTLTAQGCGMGGSIAADARNKLLDLPGVVEADVQVVWEPQWTPEKISPEGRTLLGIH